A segment of the Pseudoalteromonas piscicida genome:
GATGCATTGCTAATCTCTATTTCATTGATATCACCTAAAGTGACCGAGACTGGGACGTCAGATTTAAAGCCTTTTAAATGCAGTTGGCAACGCTCTACCATAGGCTGTGAATTATCCACGGCAATGATATGACAGTTTTCTTTATCTATATTTCTACGCATGCTTAGCGTGACCGCGCCTAAAGAGCAGCCTAAGTCATATAAGTTTGAGTTACTTTGCGCGTAAGTACCCGCAAGTTTGCCCATTGTGCTTACTATTGTCGCGTAGCCCGGCACTGAGCGCTGGATCATATCTGGAAACACTTCGACGACATTGGCGTCGAAAGTGAAATCTTTTACTGCTTGCTCAGTGGCATAAATACTGTCTTTGCCCGTCACATTGAATCTCTCTTTGAAAATAATCTCGCTATTTTAGCATTTTATGCTGGATAGTCAGTGATAAATTCAGTAGCTTGGCTACTATTAATAATAAGAAGTAAATATGAGACCAAAAATGGCGAAAAGCAAAGTGATTAGCACAGAAGACATTCTCTCAACGCTATGCCACTCAGTAACAGAAGTTCTGTCGTCGGCAAGCGGCAACCAAATTAACTATTCCGCGATGGTACAAAAGATCACTCGTACCTGTATGAGGCCTGACATCGGCTGTTTCGTATTGTTTGATGGCGGCTTTACCGGTTTAGTCGTAACTAATTTTACCGCGCAAGCAGCAATGGAGGTGTATACCGATTACATGCGCAACATGGGCATGCCTGAAGAAGAAATTGCGCATAGTCATTTATCCGATGACGTTGCCAATGTATTGGGTGAGTTGATGAACCAGATTGTTGGTGATTTCACCAACAAAGTACGTGAGCAGCTACATACCTCTATCACGCAAAACCAACCTAAGATGATGGCTATCAACAAACAGGTGCAGATCTCGGTAGACACAACAATGGATCGCCCGCAGGCAAGACGCGTTACCTTTACCACTCAAGGCCAGAATATTTTCTATCTTGAATTGGCAATGGATAAAACTGAATTTATTAAGCTACATGACTTTGATATTGCAGAGTCGGTAGACCCAGATGACATTATTGCAAGTCAGGCTGAGAAGAAAAAGCCAGCGAAGCCGCAGGAAGAAGATGTTGTAGATGACGACTTTATGGATCAGTTAGGACTGTAAAACCGTATTTAGAGCACCTAGCAGAAAGGCCACAGATGTGGCCTTTCTGCTAGGTAAAAATCTTCATTTCGCCCTCGGATAAAATATATAGTAATGGCACTAATGCAGTGCGCCTTTTCCTGCATTAAGCTCAGGTGCTTCTTCTACATGCTTAATGGATGTTAGCATCATAAAGGCTTCATTGAACTCAAAGCGGGCGATGGCAGTTTTTAATTTCTGCAGTTCTGGTTCCGTCAAATAGCTACTTACTGAAATTGAGTCTACTAGCTCTGTGGCTTGAGTATCATAATCTCTTAACGCACACGCAAGCTGGATGAGTTCCTCTAATTGAATATTGCCACCTTTTTCTTCGTTGTTTTTCGTTACATTTTTTACCTGCTGAGACGCTTCTTTTTTACGGCGCTTTTGGCATTGTTCTAATGCATATCTAACGTATTTAATCAGCTCGTCAATTTCGCTTGCATTAGGTGGGCGGACATTAAGAGAAGCCTCAATGTGCTTAAACTCTTCAGTCAGCCTAACAATCGAAAGGTTAGCGCTAGCGCCTTTTAATGCATGTAACATGCTATGTGCAAGTTCAAAATTCTCAATGGCTAACGCCTGTTTTAAATTGATCAGCTCTTCAATCTGCTGGGATAGGAACTTTTCTAAGATATCGAAGTAAACCTTTTGGTTGCCCGCGGCTCGAGCAATACCCTCGGCAATATCAATGCCTTCAAATTCAATGACCTCATCAACTTCCTCTACCTCTGCTGTGACTTCTGTTGGGTTTGCTACTGGCGTTGCTAAAAGGTTACTGGTCTCAGCGCTTGCATATTTCAAAATGCTTTTAACGAGTTGCTCTACGTCGATGGGTTTGGTGACATGGTCATTCATACCAGCATCGATGCAAGTCTGGATGTCTTCTTCCATGGCATTGGCGGTCATCGCGAGAATAGGAAGTGTATTTTTATCGAACTCTATACGAAGGTTTTGCGTCGCGGTAATGCCATCCATCACTGGCATTTGCATATCCATTAAAACAATATCTATATGTTTGCTATGAACTTGCTCAATGGCTTCTTGCCCATTATCAGCGACCGCCACTTGAGCTCCGAAGCTAGATAAGATCTCCACTGCGATCTCCTGGTTAACAGGTTGATCCTCCGCAACCAAAATCGATAAACCATTTAGTGCTTGTTTACTAATCGTTTGTTCTTTTTTGGTGATAGTGGTTCTTACTTCTGGTGAGTCAAATACGGCATTTTGAATAACGTCCACAAGGTTTGACGGATTAATCGGCTTTAAAAGTACACCATCGACTAAACTGGCTTGGCTGTCGCTCAGGTTTAACTCCCGACCATAAGCTGTGACTAAAATAAACTTACTTTGTGACACATCGACTTGCGATTGCAGCTTAGTGATCATCTCGATGCCATCTAATTTTGGCATATGCCAATCGACGAAAATAAGATCGGGTAAATCTTGTGTTAGGACGAATTGATTTAATGCTTTATGAGGGTCCAAATAAGAACAAACTTGCATACCAAAGTTTGTTAGCATACCACTTAACACGTCCAATGCATGTTGGTTATCGTCAATAATTGTTGCTGATAGCTCTGATAAGTGGGTCGACGCCATTTTCGCCTGACTCAGCTCGTCACTGACTTCCATTTCTAATGTGAAATAAAACTCCGAACCGACGTTTTCCTCACTCTCAACATATATTTCTCCCCCCATAAGCTTGACCAGTTGCTGCGAAATTGTGAGGCCAAGCCCAGTACCGCCATATTTTCGGGTGATTGAATTGTCTGCTTGAGAAAAAGATTGAAATAGGTTTTTTTGCTGGCGTTTATTCATGCCAATACCGGAGTCTTTGACGCTAAACTTAATTTTCGCTAACCCTTTTTCGACATTGACGAGGGCAACACGAATAACAACCTCACCGGTTTCTGTGAATTTAACCGCGTTACCCGCTAAATTGATGAGTACTTGGCTTATTCTAAACTGATCGCCAATCACGCAGTAGGGCACTTGTGAGTCAATATCAAAGACTAACTCTAGTTGTTTTTCTTGGGCTTTTACACTGACGATGGTGGCGACATTGTCGAGTAGTTTTTCTGTTGAAAAGGCCTGATATTCTAACTCGATTTTGCCAGCTTCGATTTTTGAAAAATCGAGTATATCGTTAATCAATCTCAGTAATTGCTTTGCCGCAGTATCTATTTTTGATACGTAGTCGTGCTGTTTTGCATTTAATTCGGTCGCAAGTGCGAGATGAGACATACCAATAATCGCGTTCATTGGGGTTCTAATTTCATGGCTCATGTTGGCGAGGAATTCGCTTTTCGCTTTTGCCGAGTTTTGGGCCAAGTCTTTCGCTTCTATGAGCTCGCGTTGTAGTTGGTTCCTCTCCGACACGTCAAGGTACATACCAACAATCCCAGCTACAGCGCCATTTTCATTAAAAAATGGCGCTTCGTATACAATCAGTTCCCGAGCTTGCTCTTGGCCATCGAGTAATAGTACTTCGTAGGTTTGCTCTTGGGTTGTGGTGATAATTTCGTGGGCTTTGGACTCAAATAGACTGGCTATTCCTAAATCAAAAATCTCGTCTAGTTTGGCGCCAATCACGTCTACTTCAAATTGATCTAACAGTGCCAAGAAGGACTTGTTTACCCCCATAAATACCCCGTCAGTAGATCGATAGTATGTAGGGTTTGGGATAGCATTGATAATGTGGTGGGTAAGTTCAAGTTGTTCGCTTAAGGCCGACTCTGTCTTTTGTTGTTTTTCGATATTTTCATTAATAGCAAGCGCGAGACTTAAGTCCTTACACAAGTACTCAAGCGCTTCAAATTGGCTGTCTATCAACGCCTGTGCACTACCGACTAGTAGCACATAAACTACATGATTACCGATGGCTAGTGGAAAGCAATAACGGCTTTGTAACTTCACTTCAACTTCTTGTTCTTTGAGCCACAACGGTTCTTGTTGTACTTGCGGTTCATTATTTGTTGCGCAAAGCGCTATCGTGGACGCAATAATTGATTGGCTTGGTGTCACTCCGTGGCTTTTCACTAACGACAAGGTGTCGTCTTCTGAATTGGCATAGAGGCAAACACTCGGTGCATTGAACTCATTGGAAATAAACTCTAGTGCGTGGCGGACGATAGGCTCGGAACCAGTGATGGATTTTAGTTCGCGATTATAGTTTTCGATAATTGCGGCTGACGCCAACTTTTGGCTTTGAGAGGTGGTGGCAGCATGGATAGCTTGTGTGAGGCGTTTTACATCTGCGTCACTGTTTGTGGGGGTTACTGAAAGAGGGGCGCCGTTTAACGCTTGTTCACGTAACGTATTGACGATGCGATAGAGTGGGGAGAAATGTTTAGTGCGCATAAACCAAACATAAAAGCTTAAAAATAGTGTTAACACCGCGAAAGCAAGGCCAGTAATCAACAGTATTTTAAGTTGTTGATTAGTATGTGTTTCGAGTTCAGCGTTTGCGATGAGAGGCAGCTGTGAGATGGCGTTTTGATAACTTTGAGGTAAATAGACCTGTTCAACCGTGTTTGCTAAAAATTGAGATTTTAATCTTGCTTGGGTTTCATAAATTTGTTGTAGCGGTAGTGGTAATGAGTGACTTGGTGCAGGTTTGATATCATTGAGCCATTGGGCGTTTTTATCTTTGCTATATATCTCAAGTGAGAGGTGGTTGTGATAAGCGGTATTAACGTCGGTCGCGAGTGTGCTATGAGTGGTTGTTGAGTAGTAGATAAGCGTTGCGCTTCCTAAGGCTGCCATCAAGGCGAAAAGTGCGATCCAACTTAGTAATGCTTTTGAGGACATAAGTTATTATTTACGCGTGAATTTATATATAAACATAGTCGCGATATACAATTTCTCAAGCTATGCTGTAAAAAGTGTCTACCTTAAGGACTTGAGTAACGTTACATGTCAGACATTTTAATTGTTGACGATATGCCGGAAAACCTCCAAGTATTGCAGCTCATACTAAGAAAGGAAGGATATAAAGTATTGGCGGCACGAGGCGGGGACATTGCATTAGGTATCGTTAAAAAGCATCAGCCTGAATTAATTATTACTGATATAAAAATGCCAAACATGTCGGGGATTGAACTATGTAAAGTGCTTAAGTCCGACAACTCGACTGCGGCCATTCCCGTTATTTTTGTGAGTGCTTATGAAGACAGCGAGAGCTTGGTACAAGCATTCGAGGTTGGTGGTGTTGATTACATTACCAAACCCTATAAACCCGCTGAAATCATAGCCAGAGTAAACACCCAATTTAAGTTAATTGAAGCGCAAAAGTTAGCGGTAAAACAGCAGCTATCTAAAGCCATAAACCAAATGGTGATGGGGATTGCACACGAAATCAATACCCCGCTTGGTACCAGTATTACATCAAACACCTTTTTAGAAGGCGTCATGCAAGAGCTTCAAAGTGCACTTACCGCAGGTACGCTTACGCAGGATGGGCTGGTTACGGGGTTTGAACAGATCAAAGACAGCAGTGCGCTGTGCAGCCGTAATCTAGAAAAAGTGGCTAAGTTTGTCAGCTTATTGAAATCGGTCTCTCAGTCTGAGCGAGATAGCAGCTGTGCTGACGTTAAATTACAAGAAATAGAAACAAGACTGAAAAAAGATTTTTCAAAGCAAGACGTACAAATTCAGTTTGTTGGTAACACAACAACAGAGATTTATGTGGATGGACAAGCTCTGGTTGAGGTATTGAGCAACTTAGTTGAAAATTCCATTGCGCATGCTTGGATTGACCATGATCATCTTGCCACTATCACCTTTACGCACTCGGGTAACAATTTACATGTGAATTATACTGACAATGGAATAGGGCTTAGAGGAATTAGTACACAAGAGTTATTAAAACCATTTGTTACAACAAAAAGAGGTAATGCAGGTCATGTTGGGCTCAGCGCAAATTTAACTGCCAACTTGGTTTCAGGGGCACTCAATGGAGAGTTTAGTGTGAAAAATACACCGC
Coding sequences within it:
- a CDS encoding DUF3334 family protein, which translates into the protein MAKSKVISTEDILSTLCHSVTEVLSSASGNQINYSAMVQKITRTCMRPDIGCFVLFDGGFTGLVVTNFTAQAAMEVYTDYMRNMGMPEEEIAHSHLSDDVANVLGELMNQIVGDFTNKVREQLHTSITQNQPKMMAINKQVQISVDTTMDRPQARRVTFTTQGQNIFYLELAMDKTEFIKLHDFDIAESVDPDDIIASQAEKKKPAKPQEEDVVDDDFMDQLGL
- a CDS encoding ATP-binding response regulator, which translates into the protein MSDILIVDDMPENLQVLQLILRKEGYKVLAARGGDIALGIVKKHQPELIITDIKMPNMSGIELCKVLKSDNSTAAIPVIFVSAYEDSESLVQAFEVGGVDYITKPYKPAEIIARVNTQFKLIEAQKLAVKQQLSKAINQMVMGIAHEINTPLGTSITSNTFLEGVMQELQSALTAGTLTQDGLVTGFEQIKDSSALCSRNLEKVAKFVSLLKSVSQSERDSSCADVKLQEIETRLKKDFSKQDVQIQFVGNTTTEIYVDGQALVEVLSNLVENSIAHAWIDHDHLATITFTHSGNNLHVNYTDNGIGLRGISTQELLKPFVTTKRGNAGHVGLSANLTANLVSGALNGEFSVKNTPQGLEWDIQIPIDAPDNA
- the cmoA gene encoding carboxy-S-adenosyl-L-methionine synthase CmoA, producing the protein MTGKDSIYATEQAVKDFTFDANVVEVFPDMIQRSVPGYATIVSTMGKLAGTYAQSNSNLYDLGCSLGAVTLSMRRNIDKENCHIIAVDNSQPMVERCQLHLKGFKSDVPVSVTLGDINEIEISNASVVAMNFTLQFIPPENRKAVLEKIYQGLKPGGVLLLSEKIRGENGTKDNLLIDLHHDFKRHNGYSELEISQKRTAIENVMRTDSLSTHMTRLEDIGFNQTQVWYQCFNFCSMVAIK
- a CDS encoding response regulator, whose protein sequence is MSSKALLSWIALFALMAALGSATLIYYSTTTHSTLATDVNTAYHNHLSLEIYSKDKNAQWLNDIKPAPSHSLPLPLQQIYETQARLKSQFLANTVEQVYLPQSYQNAISQLPLIANAELETHTNQQLKILLITGLAFAVLTLFLSFYVWFMRTKHFSPLYRIVNTLREQALNGAPLSVTPTNSDADVKRLTQAIHAATTSQSQKLASAAIIENYNRELKSITGSEPIVRHALEFISNEFNAPSVCLYANSEDDTLSLVKSHGVTPSQSIIASTIALCATNNEPQVQQEPLWLKEQEVEVKLQSRYCFPLAIGNHVVYVLLVGSAQALIDSQFEALEYLCKDLSLALAINENIEKQQKTESALSEQLELTHHIINAIPNPTYYRSTDGVFMGVNKSFLALLDQFEVDVIGAKLDEIFDLGIASLFESKAHEIITTTQEQTYEVLLLDGQEQARELIVYEAPFFNENGAVAGIVGMYLDVSERNQLQRELIEAKDLAQNSAKAKSEFLANMSHEIRTPMNAIIGMSHLALATELNAKQHDYVSKIDTAAKQLLRLINDILDFSKIEAGKIELEYQAFSTEKLLDNVATIVSVKAQEKQLELVFDIDSQVPYCVIGDQFRISQVLINLAGNAVKFTETGEVVIRVALVNVEKGLAKIKFSVKDSGIGMNKRQQKNLFQSFSQADNSITRKYGGTGLGLTISQQLVKLMGGEIYVESEENVGSEFYFTLEMEVSDELSQAKMASTHLSELSATIIDDNQHALDVLSGMLTNFGMQVCSYLDPHKALNQFVLTQDLPDLIFVDWHMPKLDGIEMITKLQSQVDVSQSKFILVTAYGRELNLSDSQASLVDGVLLKPINPSNLVDVIQNAVFDSPEVRTTITKKEQTISKQALNGLSILVAEDQPVNQEIAVEILSSFGAQVAVADNGQEAIEQVHSKHIDIVLMDMQMPVMDGITATQNLRIEFDKNTLPILAMTANAMEEDIQTCIDAGMNDHVTKPIDVEQLVKSILKYASAETSNLLATPVANPTEVTAEVEEVDEVIEFEGIDIAEGIARAAGNQKVYFDILEKFLSQQIEELINLKQALAIENFELAHSMLHALKGASANLSIVRLTEEFKHIEASLNVRPPNASEIDELIKYVRYALEQCQKRRKKEASQQVKNVTKNNEEKGGNIQLEELIQLACALRDYDTQATELVDSISVSSYLTEPELQKLKTAIARFEFNEAFMMLTSIKHVEEAPELNAGKGALH